A genomic region of Persephonella marina EX-H1 contains the following coding sequences:
- the cysQ gene encoding 3'(2'),5'-bisphosphate nucleotidase CysQ → MKDLINELIKISKEAGKEILDVYSSYISVEYKEDKSPLTEADKRSHQVITDSLEKISSYPVLSEEGKDIPYNERKNWEYFWMIDPLDGTKEFIKRNGEFTVNIALIHKNRPVLGVVYAPAIDTLYYGGKDIGAYKINNNETADLNSIKPSEEYPKRITVVASKSHLNEETKEFIKMLENFYENVETTSIGSSLKICLLAEKKADIYPRIAPTMEWDTAAAHAVLNAAGGRIIRYEKIQNLQDLKDLPEIEYNKENLLNPHFVAIRSDVF, encoded by the coding sequence ATGAAGGATCTAATCAATGAACTTATAAAAATTTCTAAAGAAGCAGGAAAAGAGATATTAGATGTATACAGCTCTTATATATCCGTTGAGTACAAGGAAGATAAATCACCTCTGACAGAGGCAGACAAAAGATCCCATCAGGTGATAACAGACAGTCTTGAAAAAATATCAAGCTACCCAGTTCTGAGTGAAGAAGGAAAAGATATACCATATAACGAGAGAAAGAACTGGGAATACTTCTGGATGATAGATCCGTTAGACGGAACAAAAGAATTCATAAAAAGAAATGGAGAGTTTACAGTCAATATAGCCCTCATACACAAAAACAGACCAGTTCTCGGTGTTGTTTACGCACCGGCAATTGATACACTCTATTACGGCGGTAAAGATATAGGAGCTTACAAGATCAATAACAATGAGACTGCTGATCTAAACAGTATAAAACCATCTGAAGAATATCCGAAAAGAATTACAGTTGTTGCTAGTAAATCGCATCTAAACGAGGAAACAAAAGAGTTTATAAAAATGCTTGAGAATTTTTATGAGAATGTTGAGACCACATCTATAGGATCTTCCCTCAAAATATGCCTGTTAGCAGAAAAAAAGGCTGATATATATCCCCGTATAGCACCGACTATGGAATGGGATACGGCGGCTGCCCACGCAGTATTGAACGCAGCTGGAGGCAGAATTATCAGGTATGAAAAAATCCAGAACCTTCAAGATCTTAAAGACCTGCCAGAAATAGAGTACAACAAAGAAAATCTTTTAAATCCACACTTTGTAGCCATAAGGTCAGATGTCTTTTGA
- a CDS encoding SLC13 family permease: MSFEVLILLAVILFLISGLYLEIFHPAAVFFIAVSVLVLTGVLTPSEALSGFSNEQIATIILLLLVSNLVQKMGIVNYYFSKILKENLTYRSFLGKMFIMVSSLSSFLNNTPIVAMLIPYVYDWSKKKKIAPSKLLIPLSYAAILGGTVTLIGTSTNLLVNGLVVENDLKPLEIFDFAYVGIPAAIAGFLYMFFIGYRLLPDRKDVLESFLERKKEYIVETVIRKGSPLIGKSVKEAQLRNLKGLFLIEIIRKQKKIYPVSPQEILEEDDILIFAGQTDSITDLISSKTGLSLPDFCIVNSEKVDVVEVVISNNSSLINKKVRDTDFRAKFDAAILAVHRNGEKLRGKIGEISLKPGDLLLLITGKDFWKRAEDTTDFYIVSKIREIFNIDTKKGNLVFLSFISVIILSALKIIPLFTGLIILIAGFVIFRITSYSEIKKGLDINLIIIAALSLAVGKAMILTGTADLLAMYINTLFSPLGVFGALFGIYILTNILTEFVTNIAAASITFPIALSLAYSLNTDPTAFVLAVAYGASASFITPIGYQTNLMVYGVGNYRFKDFVKVGLPLSFIYAIICISLLFFIFL, translated from the coding sequence ATGTCTTTTGAAGTATTAATCTTACTTGCGGTTATATTATTCTTAATATCTGGTCTATATTTAGAGATCTTTCATCCTGCTGCTGTCTTTTTTATTGCAGTATCGGTTCTTGTACTGACAGGTGTCCTGACACCATCTGAGGCCTTATCAGGCTTTTCAAACGAACAGATAGCCACAATAATCCTTCTCTTACTTGTCAGCAATCTCGTACAGAAGATGGGAATAGTGAACTACTATTTCTCAAAGATACTTAAAGAAAATCTCACATACAGAAGTTTCTTAGGAAAAATGTTTATTATGGTCTCTTCCCTGTCTTCATTCCTGAATAACACACCTATCGTTGCTATGCTCATTCCATATGTTTACGACTGGAGTAAAAAAAAGAAGATAGCCCCTTCAAAACTTCTCATTCCCCTATCTTATGCAGCTATCCTCGGTGGAACGGTAACACTTATAGGAACATCAACAAACCTTCTCGTAAACGGCCTTGTAGTTGAAAACGATCTTAAACCTCTTGAGATATTTGATTTTGCCTATGTGGGAATTCCCGCTGCTATAGCAGGATTTTTATACATGTTTTTTATCGGATACAGGCTTCTTCCTGATAGAAAAGATGTTCTTGAGTCTTTTTTAGAAAGAAAAAAGGAGTATATAGTTGAAACTGTGATAAGAAAGGGTTCTCCCCTTATAGGAAAATCTGTAAAAGAAGCCCAGCTGAGAAATCTAAAAGGTTTATTTCTGATAGAGATAATTAGAAAACAAAAAAAGATATACCCTGTTTCACCACAGGAGATTCTGGAGGAAGATGATATTCTTATCTTCGCAGGCCAGACAGACTCCATCACAGATCTGATATCCTCAAAAACAGGATTATCACTGCCCGATTTCTGTATAGTAAACAGCGAAAAAGTAGATGTTGTTGAGGTTGTTATATCAAATAACTCCTCTCTGATAAATAAAAAAGTAAGGGATACGGACTTTAGAGCAAAGTTTGATGCTGCTATACTGGCTGTTCACAGAAACGGGGAAAAACTGAGGGGAAAGATTGGAGAGATATCTTTAAAACCTGGAGATCTCCTGCTTTTAATAACCGGAAAGGATTTCTGGAAGAGAGCCGAGGACACAACGGATTTTTATATAGTCTCTAAAATAAGGGAGATCTTCAACATTGACACAAAAAAGGGGAACCTCGTTTTTCTAAGTTTTATATCTGTTATTATTCTGTCAGCACTGAAAATCATTCCTCTGTTTACCGGTCTTATAATTCTTATAGCAGGATTTGTTATATTCAGAATCACCTCTTATTCTGAGATAAAAAAGGGTCTGGATATAAACCTGATAATAATCGCAGCTCTTTCTTTAGCTGTAGGAAAAGCAATGATATTAACAGGAACAGCTGATCTGCTTGCTATGTATATAAACACATTATTCTCACCTTTAGGTGTTTTTGGTGCATTGTTCGGGATATACATACTTACAAACATTCTCACAGAGTTTGTCACAAATATAGCAGCTGCATCAATAACATTTCCAATAGCACTATCTTTAGCTTACTCACTGAATACAGATCCAACAGCTTTTGTTCTCGCTGTAGCTTACGGAGCTTCTGCAAGCTTCATAACACCGATAGGATACCAGACAAACCTTATGGTTTATGGGGTTGGTAACTACAGATTTAAAGATTTTGTCAAGGTAGGATTACCTTTATCTTTCATCTATGCGATAATATGTATATCATTATTATTTTTTATATTTTTATAA
- the cysC gene encoding adenylyl-sulfate kinase codes for MLTEGKKFIIPHKGKIKKEDRQKLKGHKSAILWFTGLSGSGKSTLAHAVEEKLFEMGVHTYVLDGDNVRRGINKDLGFSEEDRKENIRRIGEISKLFVDAGIIVLSAFISPYRRDREFVRNLVEKDEFIEIYVKCPLEVCETRDVKGLYKKAREGLIKNFTGIDDPYEEPENPEIVVETDKEPLEESVEKIIGYLRKKGYLENL; via the coding sequence ATGTTGACTGAGGGTAAAAAATTTATAATTCCTCACAAAGGAAAAATAAAAAAAGAGGACAGACAGAAATTAAAAGGACATAAATCAGCAATACTTTGGTTTACTGGGCTTTCTGGAAGTGGAAAATCAACACTTGCACACGCTGTAGAAGAAAAGCTTTTTGAGATGGGTGTTCATACTTATGTATTAGATGGAGACAATGTTAGAAGAGGAATAAATAAAGATCTTGGATTTTCTGAAGAAGACAGAAAGGAAAATATAAGAAGGATAGGTGAGATATCAAAACTTTTTGTTGATGCTGGGATAATAGTCCTTTCAGCATTTATATCCCCATACAGAAGGGATAGAGAGTTCGTGAGAAACCTCGTTGAAAAAGATGAGTTTATAGAGATATACGTAAAATGTCCTTTAGAGGTCTGTGAAACAAGAGATGTAAAAGGTCTGTACAAAAAGGCGAGAGAAGGGCTGATAAAAAATTTCACAGGTATAGACGATCCTTACGAAGAACCGGAAAATCCAGAAATAGTTGTTGAGACAGACAAGGAACCTCTTGAGGAAAGCGTTGAGAAGATAATAGGCTATCTTAGAAAAAAAGGTTATCTGGAAAACCTGTAG
- a CDS encoding nucleotidyltransferase domain-containing protein encodes MENKITKVRLTEEEIKAIKETAQDIFGKKTEVYLFGSRTDIDKKGGDIDLYIIPEKRDNLFDRKLKFLVKLKSRIGEQKIDVIIAGSCDKDIEKVARETGVLL; translated from the coding sequence GTGGAAAACAAAATCACAAAAGTAAGGCTTACAGAAGAAGAGATAAAAGCAATAAAAGAAACTGCTCAGGATATTTTTGGAAAAAAGACAGAAGTCTATCTTTTTGGTAGCAGAACGGATATAGATAAAAAGGGAGGGGATATAGATTTGTATATTATCCCAGAAAAAAGGGACAATCTGTTTGATAGAAAACTAAAGTTCCTTGTAAAGCTTAAAAGCAGAATCGGTGAACAGAAAATAGATGTTATAATAGCAGGCAGTTGTGACAAAGATATAGAAAAGGTAGCGAGGGAAACAGGGGTTTTACTGTGA
- the rfbF gene encoding glucose-1-phosphate cytidylyltransferase has protein sequence MKVVILAGGFGTRLSEETDIKPKPMVEIGGKPILWHIMKIYSSYGFNDFVVCLGYKGYVIKEYFANYFLHMSDVTIDLKNNQIEVHDVKAEPWKVTLVDTGLNTMTGGRIKRIKNYIGNETFMLTYGDGVGNINIKELLEFHKKHGRYATLTAVQPSGRFGALDLEDVQVKAFKEKPKGDGAWINGGFFVLEPQIFDYIEGDETIWERDPLENLAKDGQLMAYKHTGFWKPMDTLRDKRELESLWQSGNPPWKVWED, from the coding sequence ATGAAAGTAGTCATATTAGCAGGTGGTTTTGGAACAAGATTAAGCGAAGAAACAGATATAAAACCAAAACCTATGGTAGAAATCGGTGGAAAACCAATTTTATGGCATATAATGAAAATATATTCTTCCTATGGATTTAATGATTTTGTTGTATGTCTTGGTTACAAAGGTTATGTTATAAAGGAATATTTTGCAAACTATTTCCTACACATGTCCGATGTAACAATAGATCTGAAAAACAATCAGATAGAAGTCCACGATGTCAAAGCTGAACCGTGGAAAGTAACTCTCGTAGATACTGGTCTGAACACAATGACCGGTGGCAGAATAAAAAGAATCAAAAATTACATTGGTAACGAAACATTTATGTTAACTTATGGGGATGGAGTAGGAAACATAAATATCAAGGAGCTTTTAGAATTTCATAAAAAACATGGCAGATATGCTACACTTACGGCTGTTCAGCCTTCAGGTAGATTTGGAGCTTTAGATCTTGAAGATGTTCAGGTAAAAGCTTTCAAAGAAAAACCAAAAGGTGATGGTGCCTGGATAAATGGAGGATTTTTTGTTTTAGAACCACAGATTTTTGACTATATAGAGGGCGATGAAACTATCTGGGAAAGAGATCCTTTAGAAAATCTCGCAAAAGACGGACAGCTTATGGCATATAAGCATACTGGTTTCTGGAAACCTATGGATACATTAAGAGATAAGAGGGAATTAGAATCTTTATGGCAGTCTGGAAATCCACCATGGAAGGTCTGGGAAGACTAA
- a CDS encoding NAD-dependent epimerase/dehydratase family protein has protein sequence MKTILITGATGFLGSHLTEKLLNDGFKIIILKRSFSNTWRIKHILDRLTSYDVDKTPLDEIFKENQVDVIIHTATLYGRKKETISQIAEANFLFPLKILELTIKNNVRYFINTDTSLPKYLNYYSLSKSQFKEWLKFLSKDLTAVNIKLEHFYGEKDDPTKFITWLIDQFLKNTGEIKLTAGEQKRDFIYIEDVKEFYSILIKSLDKFDKGFYEYELGSGHAVKIKELVLKIKELTGNTKTYLNFGAIPYRGNEIMLSQADISKIKKDFSWEPKCSLEEGLKKTIDWYRRHSDEKSLQ, from the coding sequence ATGAAAACTATACTGATCACGGGAGCTACAGGCTTTTTAGGAAGTCATCTTACTGAAAAGTTATTAAATGATGGATTTAAAATTATTATTTTAAAAAGAAGTTTCTCAAATACATGGCGAATAAAACATATATTAGATAGATTAACCAGTTATGATGTTGACAAAACACCTCTAGATGAGATTTTCAAAGAAAACCAGGTAGACGTAATAATCCATACCGCTACACTGTATGGTAGAAAAAAAGAAACTATTTCACAGATAGCTGAAGCAAACTTCCTTTTTCCTTTAAAAATTCTTGAACTTACTATAAAAAATAATGTTAGATACTTTATAAATACAGATACATCTCTTCCCAAGTATTTAAACTATTATTCCCTCTCAAAAAGCCAGTTTAAAGAATGGTTAAAATTTCTATCAAAAGATTTAACTGCTGTAAATATAAAATTAGAGCACTTTTACGGAGAAAAAGACGATCCAACTAAGTTCATTACATGGCTTATTGACCAGTTTTTAAAAAATACTGGTGAAATCAAACTTACTGCTGGCGAACAAAAAAGAGATTTTATATACATAGAAGATGTAAAAGAGTTTTATTCCATTTTGATAAAATCTCTCGATAAATTTGACAAAGGATTTTATGAGTACGAACTTGGTTCAGGTCATGCGGTAAAGATAAAAGAACTTGTCTTAAAAATCAAAGAACTTACAGGAAATACAAAAACATACTTAAACTTTGGGGCTATTCCCTACAGAGGAAACGAGATAATGCTTTCTCAGGCTGATATATCAAAGATAAAAAAAGATTTTAGCTGGGAACCTAAATGCTCACTGGAAGAGGGTCTTAAAAAAACTATAGACTGGTACAGGAGACACAGTGATGAAAAATCTCTTCAATAA
- the rfbG gene encoding CDP-glucose 4,6-dehydratase, whose translation MKNLFNNIYEGKRVLITGHTGFKGSWITLWLKHLGAEVIGYSLEPPTEPSLFETLQLDREIIHIIGDIRDENKLKEVFNKYQPDIVIHMAAQPLVRYSYINPKETYETNVIGTLNVFEAVKETDSVRVVINVTSDKCYENKEWVYGYRENDPMGGYDPYSSSKGCAELLTSAYRKSFFNPKDYGKTHHVALASVRAGNVIGGGDWAEDRLIPDCIRSLSKGETIHIRNPKATRPWQHVLEPLSGYLWLGALMWEEPVKYSEGWNFGPNDEDILTVEEIVKDVIKIWGDGDYTVNPDNKFHEARLLKLDISKAHSYLKWKPVYNARKALLETINWYKIYLSKSENIYDYTVKQLSEYVEKAQEKELIWTK comes from the coding sequence ATGAAAAATCTCTTCAATAACATATACGAAGGAAAAAGAGTTCTAATAACAGGTCATACAGGGTTTAAAGGTTCATGGATAACTTTATGGCTTAAACATCTTGGAGCAGAAGTAATAGGATACTCCCTTGAACCCCCAACAGAACCAAGCCTATTTGAAACACTCCAACTTGATAGAGAAATTATTCATATCATTGGAGACATAAGAGATGAAAATAAACTAAAAGAAGTATTCAATAAATATCAACCAGATATAGTGATACACATGGCAGCTCAACCACTGGTAAGATATTCCTACATTAATCCTAAAGAAACCTATGAGACAAATGTGATAGGAACATTAAACGTGTTTGAAGCTGTAAAAGAAACTGACAGCGTCAGAGTAGTAATAAATGTTACAAGTGATAAATGCTATGAGAATAAAGAATGGGTTTATGGCTACAGAGAAAACGATCCTATGGGTGGTTATGATCCTTACAGTTCAAGTAAGGGTTGTGCAGAGCTATTAACCTCAGCTTACAGAAAATCATTTTTTAATCCTAAGGATTATGGGAAAACCCATCACGTTGCTTTAGCATCAGTAAGAGCAGGTAATGTTATTGGTGGAGGAGACTGGGCTGAAGATAGATTAATCCCTGACTGTATAAGATCTCTTTCAAAAGGAGAAACAATCCATATAAGAAACCCAAAAGCAACAAGACCATGGCAGCATGTTCTTGAACCTCTATCAGGTTATCTCTGGCTGGGAGCTTTAATGTGGGAAGAACCTGTAAAGTACAGCGAAGGATGGAATTTTGGACCTAACGATGAAGATATCTTAACTGTGGAAGAGATAGTAAAAGATGTTATCAAAATATGGGGAGATGGAGATTACACAGTAAATCCTGACAATAAATTTCATGAAGCAAGGCTACTTAAACTTGATATAAGTAAAGCCCATTCCTATCTTAAATGGAAACCTGTCTATAATGCAAGAAAAGCTCTCTTAGAGACAATAAACTGGTATAAAATCTATCTATCAAAGTCAGAAAATATTTATGACTATACTGTAAAACAGCTTTCAGAATATGTAGAAAAAGCTCAAGAAAAAGAACTAATATGGACTAAATAG
- the rfbH gene encoding lipopolysaccharide biosynthesis protein RfbH: protein MGKKPNLLNQEEINKLSSIENKEELDQIIRENIKQLARVYFEHCKKDINRKYIPPSGKVLDENELFYMIDASLDMWLTTGRFNDQFEKKLAEFIGVKYALTTNSGSSANLLAVSALTSYKLGEKRLREGDEVITVAAGFPTTVAPIIQNNLIPVFVDVELGTYNIDPDQIENAITEKTRAIFVAHTLGNPFNLDKVMELAKKYNLWVIEDNCDALGSKYRGKYTGSFGHISTISFYPAHHITMGEGGAVLTNDDELFKIIMSIRDWGRDCWCPPGKDDTCGRRFNWKLGNLPKGYDHKYIYSHLGYNLKITDWQAAIGLTQLEKLPEFIEKRKENFKLLHEGLKEFEEYLILPEATPNSDPSWFGFPITVRETAPFSKFELVRYLESNGIGTRQLFAGNMLRHPAFIETDIKLRIKDSGIINSKDLSEQHYKLLPNTDEVLKGTFWIGVWPGINNKDIEHIINTFKTFIKGVK from the coding sequence ATGGGAAAAAAACCTAATCTTTTAAATCAAGAAGAAATCAATAAACTCTCATCCATAGAAAACAAGGAAGAATTAGACCAGATAATTAGAGAAAATATAAAACAACTAGCCAGAGTATATTTTGAACACTGCAAAAAAGATATCAATAGAAAATACATTCCGCCATCTGGAAAGGTTCTGGATGAAAACGAACTTTTTTACATGATAGACGCTTCCCTTGATATGTGGCTTACAACAGGAAGATTTAATGACCAGTTTGAAAAAAAACTTGCAGAGTTTATAGGAGTAAAATACGCTCTGACTACGAACTCCGGTTCTTCTGCAAATCTACTGGCAGTATCTGCTCTGACCTCTTATAAACTTGGTGAAAAGAGATTAAGAGAAGGTGATGAAGTTATTACTGTTGCCGCTGGATTTCCAACAACTGTAGCACCTATCATACAGAATAATCTTATACCTGTTTTTGTTGATGTAGAACTGGGAACTTACAACATAGATCCAGATCAGATAGAAAACGCCATTACAGAGAAAACTAGAGCCATATTTGTTGCCCACACTCTTGGAAATCCATTCAATTTAGATAAAGTTATGGAGCTTGCAAAAAAGTACAATCTCTGGGTAATAGAAGACAACTGTGATGCTTTAGGCTCAAAATATAGAGGAAAGTACACAGGCTCATTTGGACATATATCAACGATAAGCTTTTATCCTGCCCACCATATAACAATGGGCGAAGGTGGAGCGGTTCTCACAAATGATGATGAGTTATTTAAAATAATAATGTCTATAAGAGACTGGGGCAGAGACTGCTGGTGTCCACCTGGAAAAGATGATACCTGCGGAAGAAGATTTAATTGGAAACTAGGGAATCTTCCTAAAGGGTATGACCATAAATATATATACTCACACTTGGGCTATAACCTAAAAATTACAGACTGGCAGGCTGCAATTGGTCTGACACAGCTTGAAAAATTACCAGAATTTATAGAAAAAAGAAAAGAGAACTTTAAACTCCTGCATGAAGGACTAAAAGAGTTTGAAGAATACTTAATTCTGCCTGAAGCCACACCAAACAGCGATCCTTCATGGTTTGGTTTCCCGATAACTGTAAGAGAAACTGCACCTTTCAGTAAGTTTGAACTGGTAAGATATTTGGAAAGTAATGGCATAGGGACAAGACAGCTCTTTGCCGGAAATATGCTCAGACATCCTGCCTTTATAGAAACAGATATAAAGCTGAGAATAAAAGATTCAGGAATCATAAACTCAAAGGATTTATCCGAACAGCATTATAAACTACTGCCAAACACTGACGAAGTGTTAAAAGGAACTTTCTGGATAGGCGTATGGCCAGGTATAAATAATAAAGATATTGAACACATCATAAATACATTTAAAACTTTTATAAAAGGAGTTAAATAG
- a CDS encoding GDP-mannose 4,6-dehydratase, which translates to MKYLITGGCGFLGSNLATEVLGRNEELIIFDNLYRVGSYKNLEWLKTKGNFKFVHGDIRNREDIESVIKQEKPDIIFHLAGQVAMTTSIQNPRLDFEVNALGTFNLLDSVRKFSPESIVIYSSTNKVYGDLEWVNYEETETRYIAPQFPKGFPENIPLEFHSPYGCSKGSADQYMLDFYRIFGIRTVVFRHSSMYGGRQFSTYDQGWIGWFCLKAVETKKGILKEPFTIHGNGKQVRDVLYADDMIDLYFKTVENIEKVKGEVFNIGGGMENSLSLLELFNLLESMLDIKLEYKKLPPRESDQKVFVADITKAEKLINWKPKVSKEEGIKRMINWIEEII; encoded by the coding sequence ATGAAATATCTGATTACAGGAGGCTGTGGTTTCTTAGGTTCAAACCTTGCAACTGAAGTTTTAGGAAGGAATGAAGAGCTTATAATTTTTGATAATCTTTACAGAGTAGGTTCTTATAAAAATCTGGAATGGTTGAAAACAAAGGGAAACTTTAAATTTGTCCACGGCGATATCAGGAATAGAGAAGATATAGAGAGTGTAATAAAACAAGAAAAACCAGATATTATCTTTCATCTGGCTGGACAGGTTGCTATGACCACCTCAATACAGAATCCAAGATTAGATTTTGAAGTAAACGCCCTTGGAACTTTTAATTTGCTTGATTCTGTTAGAAAGTTTTCACCTGAAAGTATCGTAATCTACTCTTCCACCAACAAAGTCTATGGTGATCTGGAATGGGTTAATTATGAAGAAACAGAAACCAGATACATAGCCCCACAATTTCCAAAAGGATTTCCTGAAAATATACCTTTAGAGTTCCACTCACCTTACGGATGTTCAAAAGGGTCGGCAGATCAGTATATGTTAGACTTTTACAGAATCTTTGGAATAAGAACAGTCGTTTTTAGACATTCTTCAATGTACGGTGGAAGACAGTTTTCAACATACGATCAGGGATGGATCGGCTGGTTCTGTCTAAAGGCTGTTGAAACAAAAAAAGGTATTTTGAAAGAACCTTTTACAATTCACGGCAATGGTAAACAGGTACGAGATGTTTTATATGCAGACGACATGATAGACCTATATTTCAAAACGGTAGAAAACATAGAGAAAGTAAAAGGAGAAGTATTCAATATAGGCGGAGGAATGGAAAACAGTTTATCTCTACTTGAACTTTTTAACCTTTTAGAAAGTATGTTAGATATAAAATTGGAGTATAAAAAACTGCCACCGAGAGAAAGCGACCAAAAAGTATTTGTTGCTGACATAACAAAAGCTGAAAAGTTAATTAACTGGAAACCTAAGGTTTCCAAAGAAGAAGGAATAAAAAGAATGATCAACTGGATTGAAGAAATTATATAA
- a CDS encoding glycosyltransferase family 2 protein, which yields MEKPVLSVCIPTYNRGEFLDKTIESIVKQIRELGLNNQVEICISDNASTDNTEEVVNRWLNEKDIRIVYHKNQTNLGADRNFIKVIDIANGEYCWFLGSDDIAKEDSILIILNHIENKQFDIFLYDRLNFVSDLSKSRLESWKNGEFEINKNNLKEYISYLDKLGGLFSYISVIVFKKDKWMEIIKTKKEEIEKFIGTQYIHSYILLSMIEAGSFMKYTNVPIVYNRLGNSVFLEKRNYFKRIKLDYNYLPIARSIFGREIEEAIKELLKRKNTIPKLLRAKYFLESAEQDEFYKFLTDYELVKNPLIIKLFPNPLIKLMLTIYAQMKKQRT from the coding sequence ATGGAGAAACCTGTTCTATCCGTATGTATTCCAACTTATAACAGGGGAGAATTTTTAGACAAAACAATTGAAAGTATAGTTAAACAGATTAGAGAATTAGGCTTAAATAATCAAGTAGAAATCTGTATCAGTGACAACGCATCTACAGATAATACAGAAGAAGTAGTAAATAGATGGTTAAATGAAAAAGATATAAGAATTGTGTATCATAAAAACCAGACTAATCTTGGTGCAGATAGAAACTTTATAAAAGTAATAGACATAGCAAATGGTGAATATTGCTGGTTTTTAGGAAGTGATGATATCGCAAAAGAGGACTCTATATTAATAATACTAAATCATATTGAAAATAAGCAATTTGATATATTTCTTTATGACAGATTAAATTTTGTATCAGATCTTTCTAAATCCAGATTAGAATCTTGGAAAAATGGAGAATTTGAGATAAATAAAAATAATCTAAAAGAATACATATCATATCTTGATAAACTTGGTGGACTTTTTTCTTATATTTCCGTGATAGTATTTAAAAAAGATAAATGGATGGAAATAATAAAAACAAAAAAAGAGGAAATAGAAAAATTTATCGGAACTCAATATATCCATTCCTACATTTTGCTTAGCATGATTGAAGCAGGTAGTTTTATGAAATATACAAATGTTCCTATTGTCTACAATAGGCTTGGTAACAGCGTGTTCCTAGAAAAAAGAAACTACTTTAAAAGGATAAAGCTTGATTACAATTACTTACCAATAGCCAGATCAATATTTGGTAGAGAGATTGAAGAAGCCATAAAAGAACTTCTGAAAAGGAAAAACACAATCCCAAAACTTCTAAGAGCTAAATACTTTTTAGAATCCGCAGAACAAGATGAATTTTATAAATTTTTAACAGATTATGAATTGGTAAAAAATCCTTTAATTATAAAGCTTTTTCCAAATCCTTTAATAAAACTAATGCTCACTATTTATGCTCAGATGAAAAAACAGAGAACTTAG